From Serratia fonticola:
GCTGCGCTGCATGTCTCCCGCTGGGGAAACGGGCGGGGGCGCCTGTTGTTCACTTACATCGTGTTACTAGGCGCAGCCGTGGCGGCTTTGTTTGCCAACGATGGAGCAGCGCTGATCCTGACCCCCATAGTGATCGCCATGCTGTTGGCGCTTGGGTTCAGCAAAGGCACCACGTTGGCGTTTGTCATGGCTGCCGGGTTTATTGCTGATACCGCCAGTCTGCCGCTGATTGTGTCCAATCTGGTCAATATCGTCTCGGCAGACTTCTTTGGTCTGGGCTTCACGCAATATGCTTCGGTGATGGTGCCTGTCGATATCGCTGCGATTATCGCGACGCTGGTGATGCTGCACCTATTCTTTCGCAAGGACATTCCGCCGACCTATGATCTTGAACGACTGAAACAACCGGCGAAAGCCATCAAAGATCCGGCCACGTTCAAAACTGGCTGGGTGGTATTAATCCTGCTGTTGGTGGGTTTCTTCGTGCTGGAGCCGCTCGGCATTCCGGTCAGCGCTATTGCTGCCGTGGGGGCGCTGATCCTGTTTGCGGTGGCCAAAAGAGGCCATGCCATCAACACCGGGAAGGTGCTGCACGGCGCGCCTTGGCAGATCGTCATTTTCTCGTTGGGGATGTATCTGGTGGTTTATGGCCTACGCAACGCCGGGCTAACGGAGTACCTCTCCGGCGTGTTGAACCTGCTGGCGGAGAATGGTTTATGGGCCGCCACGCTTGGCACCGGCTTCCTGACCGCATTCCTGTCATCCATTATGAACAATATGCCAACGGTGTTGATTGGCGCGCTGTCCATTGAGGGGAGTACTGCGTCAGGAGTGATTAAGGAGGCCATGATTTACGCCAACGTTATTGGCTGCGATCTGGGGCCAAAAATCACGCCGATTGGCAGCTTGGCAACGCTGCTCTGGCTGCATGTCTTGTCACAGAAAAACATGACGATCACCTGGGGATATTACTTCCGTACCGGAATTATCATGACCGTACCCGTGTTGTTGGTCACGCTGACGGCCTTGGCGTTACGTCTATCCATCACTTTGTAGCGAGGAACACCCATGATTACGTTCTACCACAACCCGGCGTGCGGCACCTCACGTAATACGCTGGCGCTGATTCGCAACAGCGGTACAGAGCCAACGATCGTCCATTATCTGGAGACACCCCCCAGCCGCGCTGAACTGGCGAAACTCATTGCAGACATGGGGATCAGCGTGCGGGCCTTGCTGCGCAATAATGTGGAACCCTACGAGCAGTTAGGGCTGGCAGCAGACGTCTTCACCGACGAGCAACTGATCGACTTTATGCTGCAACACCCGATTCTGATTAACCGGCCGATTGTGGTGACGCCGCTGGGGACCCGCCTATGCCGCCCCTCCGAAACGGTGCTTGATATCCTGCCCGATCCGCAAATAGGGGCATTGGCCAAAGAGGACGGCGAAAAGATTGTTGATGTCTCCGGCAAACGGATTAAGTAAATCGGGAGGCGCGCCAGCGCCTCTCTAATTCCCCGTTTATCACCCCGCCTTGGCCGTATTAAACGGCGGCTTGGCGAACCACACCAGCAGGGTCAGCATCAGGAATACCCCGGCAGAGAGATAGAAAATATCGTTGGCCGACATCAGCAGGCTCTGCTGGGTAATTTGATCGTTGATATAGGTCGCGGCTTGCTGCTGATTGAACCCCAGATGTTGCAGATGGTGATCCAGGTTGATCGCAGCCGGGTTGAATTGCGTCACTGACTGCGTCAGCTGCGCATGATGAAACGATTCCCGGTGGCTCCACAGGGTCATGGTGAGTGACGTGCCGATCGAGCCAGATAACGTCCGGAAAAAGTTGCTCAGACTGGTGGCCGCTGCGAATTTTTCTGGTGCGAGCCCTGACAATGAAATGGTGGTCAGCGGCAGGAAGAAGCAAGCCACGGCGAAACCCTGCATCAACTGCGGCAACACCACGGCAGTAAAATCAATCGCCGGATTAAACGTCATCGCACGCCAGTAGTAGCAACCGGCATACACGATAAAGCTAAAGGTCACCAATACCCGCATATCAATACGATCGCCGTAGCGGCCAATCAATGGCGCGATCAGCAGCGGCATCAGCCCGATGGGGGCATAGGCCAGCCCTGCCCACACCGAGGTGTAATCAAACACCGTCTGTAGCAGTTGCGGCATCAGCACAATGGCCCCGGCGTAAATCAGATACGCACAACTGATACACAGGATGCCGATGCTGAAGTTACGTGAACGGAACAGGCTCAGATCGATGATCGGGTTATCGTTGGTAGCTTCCCAGATAATCAGCAAAATCAGCGCGACTACGGCGATCACGGCCAACACAATCACGGTGGTAGAGTTAAACCAGTCGAGGTCTTTGCCTTTATCCAACATGATTTGCAGGCTACCCACACCGAGCACCAGTAGGCTCAGGGCGAACAGGTTGATTTTTACCGGCTCGGTGGGCGTTTCTCTTCCTTTCAGCTTCCATGCGGTAATGGCAACGACGATGATGCCGAATGGAACGTTGATTAAAAATATCCAGCCCCAGTCGTAGTTATCGCAAATATAGCCGCCAATAATCGGGCCAAAGATCGGGGCGATAATCACCGTCATCGACCACAGCGCCAACGCGATATTACGCTTCTCTGGCGGGTAGTTACGCAACAGCAGGCTTTGCGATAGTGGGATCAACGGGCCTGCGACCAATCCCTGAATGACGCGGAAAAAGATCAGCATATCGAGATTGGTGGAGAACCCGCAGCACAGCGACGCCAGTGCAAACAACGTCACCGAAGCTAAAAACAGCTTACTCTCGCCGAACCGCTGCGCCAGACGCCCGGTTATCGGGATGGAGATCGCATTGGCGACGCCAAACGAGGTGATCACCCAGGTTCCTTCGTCCGTAGAGGCACCCAGGAACCCGGAAATGGTGGGAATGGCGACGTTGGAGATGGTGGAGTCCAACATCTGCATAAAGGTCGCCATCGACAGCGACAGCGTCACCAGGATCAATGACCAGCCTTTTAACGGCAGCAGTGTGTTGTTGCTCATAAATCACATCGCATTGGCTTTGATGATGTCTTGGATTTCCCCGTCGATACTGGAGGTATCGAGCACCAGCGCCTGGCTTTGGTAAGCCGGTTTCAGGCGTTGGGTGGTAGATAGGGCCGGGCCGTTGGTGTTGTTTTCGCGCAAGGTCACCGTGGTGGATAAGCCAATTCGCAGTGGGTATGCCTTGAGCTGTTCCGCATCCAGGGTAATACGCACCGGCAGGCGTTGAACCACTTTGATCCAGTTACCGGTGGCATTCTGCGCGGGCAGCACCGAGAACGCGCCGCCGGTCCCCATATTGATCCCTTCAACCACGCCGTCGAACACCACGTTGCTGCCATACAGATCGCTCACCACGCTCACCTTTTGCCCAATGCGCACGCCGCTGAGCTGGGTTTCCTTGAAGTTGGCGTCAATCCACAGCTGATCGGCCGGGACGATGGATAATAAGGCCTGGCCAGCACTGAGCGTTTCACCCACCTGCACATTGCGTTGAGCAACATAGCCGGTCACCGGGCTGCGAATTTTGGTGCGTTGAAGCGCGAGCCAGGCTTCGCGCATTTGTTCTGCCGCCAACAGGATGGCCGGCTGCTGTTCAAGCGTGGAATTCTGGATCAGGATACGATTGCTGCGATATTGCTCGATAGCAACGTCCAGCGCTGCTTTGCTGCTGCTAACGGCATTACGCGCATGTTGCAGGTCTTCTTTTGAAAAAGCCCCCGCACCCATCAATTGGGTACGGCGTTGATAATCGGCCTGTGCTTGCTGGTAAGCGATTTTAGCCTGGGCAATATTGGCGTTATATTGTGCGTCGTTGACATAGATCTGTTTGGTTTTTCTCACCGTTTCCGCCAGCTTATTTTTGACTTTTTTAAAGTTGAGGTTGGCATCGGTATCATCTAAATTGACCAAGACATCCCCTTGCTGGACTAAATCGGTATTGGTGTAATTCACGCTGACCACGCTGCCGTTAACCTGCGAAGAAATAGTGACCTGATTGCCCATTACATAGGCATCATCGGTGCTTTGCACATTGCGCGAATTGAAATACCACCAGGTTGCACTGGCCATGGCCGCAATAATAATCACCATTAGAAAAATGAGCAGCCACTGCTTTCTTTTTTCTAATGGTGTTTTCACCTGATTACTGTCTGACTGTGGTGGTTGTGGCATGGCAAAACCCTTGCTTGTCTGTTTTATGAGCAATAGCAAACCATTACGCTGCTGTGGGCAATAAGCTCAGCGCGTAATTTATTCATTGAATGGCTTGGTTAATCACCTTCAGCTTAAAGCGGCATAGGCCTATGGGAACAAACGCTGAAAGTTCGTAGTGATTATAAAAGCAGGCGTTGCCGTAACACAGCAGAGACATCGGAAATCATTGCAGGCAGCGTCCTACACGTGAAGTCCATCCTACAACTACAGGTACAGGGGAAGGGGAGTGAATATGCCACAGATTGACTTCGGCTCCGTACAGCCCCCTCTCCCTTTTGGAGAGGGTTAGGGGACAACAGCGAATTAGAACTATAAACAGGGTTATGCTATAAGCTCGTAGATAGCTTGAAATCCTTAAGATATTTCGTAAGCGAAGAAACATCGTTGACCAACGCTGCCCGTATTTTTATATGACCAGGAAACGACAATGAGTGAAACCAAGTCTTTGAGCGCCGTAATTGTTGACGACCATCCTCTGGCTCGTATGGCAATCAAGAACCTGCTGGAAAGTGAAGGTATTAGCGTCATTGGCGAGGCGGGGGACGGGGCAGAGGCGCTGCTACAGGTGGCGCAGCAGCAGCCAGACGTGGTGATTGTCGACGTCGATATTCCCATCATGAGCGGCATTGAGGTGGTTGAAAAGCTCAGAAAGCAGCAGTTCAGCCAAATCATTATCGTGGTTTCCGCCAAAAACGATCTGTTCTACGGTAAGCGTAGCGCGGATGCCGGGGCCAATGCGTTTATCAGTAAAAAAGAGGGCATGACCAATATCATCGCCGCGGTGCATGCTGCCCAGAATGGCTACAGCTATTTTCCTTTCTCACTGAACGGTTTTGTCGGCAGTCTTTCTTCGGAACAGGAAATGCTGCTGTCGCTCTCCAGTCAGGAGATCAAGGTGATGCGTTCCCTCCTCAGCGGTGCAGATAATATGCAGATTGCGGCGGCGATGTTTATCAGCAATAAAACGGTTAGCACCTATAAAAGCCGTTTAATGGAGAAGCTTGGCTGTAGCTCGTTAGCCGATCTATTTGCTTTCGCCAACCGTAATAAAATTGGGTGAGTGCATGCTAAAACGGGTATTGGGGTTTTGGCTGGTTTTACTGTGTCTGATGCTGCCTGCACAGGCAGTGATCAACGGGCCGATCACGTTAGCGCTGGTGAGTAACCACCTGGTCACGCCTCCGGCCGTCTACTTAGGCCACGACGACTTTATCTGGCTGGCACAAAAGCGCAGTCTTACCGTCGCGGTGTATGGTATTGAATCCCAACCGTTGACTATGAATAGCGTCACCGGACGCTATTGGGGGATGAATGCGGATTATCTGGTGTTGCTGGGAAAGGCGCTGAATATCAATGTAAACGTCAAACTCTACGCCGATGAGCAACAGGCATTGGCGGCACTGCTTGCGGGCCGCGTCGATCTTGTTCTCACTACTCCCGGTAGGATTAGCCCGCAAAAGGCTCCCTTTATTGCCAGCTTGCCGCTGGTGCAAGGCTATCCAACCCTGGTGACGCGGCTTGCCGAGGTGATGAAGCCGTTTCACGATAATAGCGATAAGCTCAAGATAGCGATCACCCGGGATTATCCCCCAGAATCATTTATTAAACAGGCATTTCCTAACGCCAGCGTCGTTTCTTTTGCCGATGAATATCAGGCGTTGGCCTCGGTTGCCAGCCATCAGAGTGACTACTTTCTCGGCAATAACCTCACCACCAGTTTTATTATCGCGCGCGATTTCTACCAGACGTTGGGAATGGTGAAGTTCTGGCGAGCACCGCAAAGTGGCGACGTGCTTATTGCGCTCGATAGTCAGCGGCAATTGGTCAACATTGTCGACAGATTTATCAGTTCACTGACCGAACCTCAGCACAGCCAGATTGCTCAGTCCTGGATTGATATGGGTAACCTCACCTTTTTAACCAGGGACCTGGCTTTTACCCCCCAGGAAACTCGCTGGCTGGAAAAAAACCGCAAATTGCGCATAGTGATTAATCCCTATTACGCCCCGTTCAGCATGGTGGATGAAAACCAGGAAATACGCGGGATAGTTGGCGATATCCTTAACCTGATCCAGCTGCAAACCGGTTTGACCTTTGAACCGGTGATTGCCAATTCCAATGAAGAGATGGCCAGCATTATACGTAGTGGCAATTGGGATATCCTGTCCTCGGCCACGTACAGCCCAGAGCGGGAAGAACAGGCGGCCTTCACTCATCCGTTTTTGGCGACTCCTTTTGTGATCGTCACCCGCGTTGCAGTCAAGCAGACGGAAACGATGAAGCCTGGCATGAAAGTCGCTATTCCGGCCTACCATACGTTATCGGAAAAACTGAAAACCAAATATCCGGGTGTGCAATGGGTTGAGGTAGAGAACACCGGCGCGGCGCTGAGCATGCTGGATCGGAGGGAAATTGACGCGGTGGTGTCCACACAGCTCGCCTCGCGCTACATCATCGATCACTATTATCCCAATCGGCTGAGCTATTTCCGTATCCCCGACGAGCGCACCGCCCAGATCGCCTTTGTCATTCCACGTGGCTCGCAAGAATTACAAAGCATTCTGAATAAGGCCATCGACGATATTCCCCCCAAAGAACTGATGAATTTGGCCGGGAAGTGGGTAAAAACCCCCGAAGTGAAAATTGACACCTGGAACCTCTATAACCGGCCTTTTTACCTGGTGATCGTTCTGGCTACGCTGCTGGTTGTCAGCAGCTTGCTGTGGGGAGCCTATCTGCTGCGGGCCATCCGTAAAAGCAAAGAGGCACAGGCTGCGCTGGAGTATCAGCTCGGCTTCCGCCAGACCTTATTCAACTCGATCCCCGTGCCGGTGTACGTGATCTCGTTGGAAGGCGAGCTTGAAAGCTACAACAGCGCCTTCGGGGCCTTCTTCATTCCCGAGTTACATGCCGCGATGCATCATTCATTGTTCGATCGCCGCCATCCGCTGGCAGACATTTTCGCAGCGCTTCAACCCGATATCCAGCAAGGGCTGCAAGTCAACCAGGTTATCCCTCATCAACTGGTGCTGAATAATGGCACGGAAGAGCGCCTGATCCTGCACTGGTTAACGCTGTGCCAACTGCCCGCCAACACGCCGCCAACGCTGATTTGCGGCTGGAAGGACATTACCGAATCCAGGCAACTGATGGGGGCGTTGCAGGTGGAGAAAGACAAGGCCATCGATGCCAATCGGGCCAAAAGCACTTTCCTTGCCACCATGAGCCATGAGATCCGTACGCCGGTGAGTGCGATCATGGGGTTCCTGGAGTTACTGACTACCCACAGCCAAAGTCCGGCAGCAGAGAAGGAATCTATTCAGTTGGCTTATTCCACCGCTCAGTCACTACTCGGCCTGATTGGCGATGTGCTGGATATGGAAAAAATTGAGTCTGGCAACTTTGAGCTGGCGCCAGAATGGGTAGATCTGGCCTCGTTGTTAGCTACGACGGTCAGTAGTTTTGAAGGGGGGGCCACGCTGAAAAACCTGCGGCTGTCGGTCGATTACCGCCTGGAAAAAACGCAGGCGCTGTGGCTCGATCCGCAGGCGGTGAAACAGGTGCTGGCCAATCTCCTCAGTAACGCCATCAAATTTACCGTTGAGGGTGGGATCGAAGTGATAGCGCAAACGCATGCGCAGGGCACCGATCAAACTCGCCTGACGCTGAGCGTGAAAGATAGTGGGGCGGGCATTAGCCCGCAGGAACAGCAACATCTGTTCAAGCCCTTTAGTCAGACCAAGTGGGGCAAGCAACAGACCGGATCGGGATTGGGTCTGACGATCTGCCGTGAGTTGGTTGAACGCATGGCCGGTACCATAGACATGGCCAGCCAGCCGGGCAGGGGTACCACCATGACGGTGACGCTCACCACCGCGGTTGCGGATCTGGAAAAGGTTACCGCCGTTTCATTCACACCTAAATCGCTCGTCAGTGGGCCTACAGCGCTGAGGATTGTGATTGCTGACGATCACCCCACCAACCGGCTGCTGCTGCGTCGTCAGTTGGCTACGCTTGGCTATCGGGTCGATGAGGCCATTGATGGTGTGGCAGCCCTGGCCTTGATTGAGGCCAATCCGTACGATCTGCTCATCACCGATCTCAACATGCCTAATATGGATGGCATAACGCTGACCCGTCGGGTGCGTGAATTCAATCAGGACATCATTATCTGGGGGCTAACCGCTAACGCACAGGCTGAAGAGAAAGAGCGCTGCCTGGCGATGGGCATGAACCTGTGCCTGTTCAAACCGGTAGATTTACCGCAGTTGGAAGCGGCGTTGCAAAGCGTGGCAGGACCTTCGCAGGCCGATCCACTCAGCGAGTTTATCGATATGGCTACGCTGCAGGCACTCAGCTTGGGTGACAACGCGCTGATGCGCCAGATGCTTGCGCAGTCGCGCCTGGAAAATGACCAAGATTTGCTGGCGGCGAGAAAGGCGCTCCAATCTCAGGACTGGCTAACTCTCCAAAGCCATTTACACCGCATTAATGGTACGGCTCAGCTGCTGGGGGCCACGTCACTACATCTGCTTAGTGAAAAACTGGAAAATGCGCTGGCGACACAACAGCATGAGGCGGTGATCGAAGAAGGCATGCGCGAGCTGGAACAGTTGCTGCAGGGGCTGAATGCAGCTATTGAGGCATTTTCCCGCCCTTAGGTATATTCATTCCCAGTAGGGGCGCGGCTTGCTGCGCCCCTTGATATAAGCCTACAACTGTAGTCCCGCACCTACAGTAATTACCAATCCCTCTCATATCTTCGAAACGATGCCTGTTCTAATATCCTTATCAAGTTTTGCGGCGAACGTAGCGTTCAAATAATAACGCTATTTATGCTGCCTGATATCGCGAATTTAATTCTTGATTAATAGGTCTCTCTTAAAAGGTTATTATTATGAACAAGGCAAATAACACTCCAACTTATAATGAAAATGATGATGTTTACGCGTCAGTAGATTTAGCGGGTGAATTACCTAAGTCAACCTTCCCCATTACCGAGCGTAATCCGCGTAACGTCTTTAATGCTATCCGCGATGAACTGATGTTGGACGGTAATTCCCGCCAAAACCTGGCGACGTTCTGCCAGACCTGGGTGGATGACGAAATTCGTGAACTGATGGATCTGTCTATCGACAAGAACATGATCGATAAAGATGAATATCCGCAAACTGCCGAAATTGAAGCCCGCTGCGTCAGAATGCTGGCCGACCTGTGGAATTCGCCAACGCCGGAAACCACCCTTGGCTGTTCAACCATCGGTTCCTCTGAAGCCGCCATGCTGGGTGGGCTGGCGCTGAAATGGCAGTGGCGCAAAAAGCGTGCCGAGCAGGGGTTGCCTAGCGATAAACCGAACCTGATTTGTGGCCCGGTACAGATCTGCTGGCACAAGTTTGCTCGTTACTTTGACGTAGAGCTGCGTGAAATCCCGCTGGAAGGCGATCGTCTGATCATGAACGCGGAAGAAGTGCTCAAGCGCGTTGACGAAAACACCATTGGTGTCGTGCCAACGCTGGGCGTGACGTTCACCTGCCAGTACGAGCCGGTGAAAGAGGTCAGTGATGCGCTGGATCGCCTGCAGCAGGAAACCGGCCTGGATATTCCGATGCACATCGATGGTGCCAGCGGCGCTTTCCTGGCTCCATTCTGCTCGCCAGAACTGGAGTGGGACTTCCGTCTGCCACGGGTGAAATCCATTAACTCATCCGGTCATAAATTTGGTTTGGCGCCGTTGGGTGCTGGCTGGGTGGTATGGCGTGAAGCGGCGGATTTGCCCGAAGAGCTGATTTTCAACGTCAACTATCTCGGTGGCAACATGCCAACCTTCGCGCTGAACTTCTCACGCCCCGGCGGCCAGATCGTGGCGCAGTATTACAACTTCCTGCGCCTTGGCCGCGAAGGCTACGCCAAAATCCACAGCGCTTGCTACGCCACGGCTCAGCATTTGGCGGCCGAGATTGGCAAGTTAGGGCCGTTTGAAATCCTGTTTGATGGTGACAGCGATAAAGGCATCCCGGCGCTGGCGTGGAAACTGAAAGATGGCGCGGCGATCGGTGGTTATACCCTTTACGATCTGGCGGAAAAACTGCGCGCTCGCGGTTGGCAGGTTCCGGCCTATTCGATGCCGACACACCGTGAAGATCTGGTTATTCAACGCATTCTGGTGCGCCACGGTGTGAGCTACGACCTCGGTTGCCTGCTGATCGAAGATATCAAAAGGGCGCTGGTTGAATTCGAGAATCACCCTGTCATCAACCCAGTGTCTGCGCAACAAGGCAGCGGGTTCAATCACGGCTAAGGCCAGGGCTTTATTATTTCGGGGCGGCGTTGATGCCAGCCCCGCTTTTTTCCCCACCAATATTCGCTGGGAAGAGTAACCTCTTCCTGCAGGAGAATCGTTATGGCGAGCACAGAAAAAAGCGCCGCTCCAAAACAATTAACGTTGTTAGGCTTCTTTGCTATTACCGCATCTATGGTGATGGCGGTTTATGAATATCCGACCTTTGCAACCTCGGGTTTTTCTCTGATCTTCTTCCTGCTGTTAGGCGGGTTCCTATGGTTCATTCCCGTCGGTCTATGCGCCGCTGAGATGGCGACGGTAAAAGGGTGGCAGGAAGGCGGGGTATTCACCTGGGTGTCTAAAACTCTGGGTGAAAAATGGGGCTTTGCCGCCATCTCCTTTGGCTATCTGCAAATTGCCATCGGTTTTATCCCTATGCTCTATTTTGTGCTGGGGGCGCTGTCTTATATCCTCAAGTGGCCTGAACTGAACGAAGACCCGATCGTTAAAACCGTCGCGGCATTGGTAATCTTGTGGGGTCTGGCGTTCACCCAGTTCGGTGGCACCAAAAACACCGCGCGCATTGCCAAGATTGGCTTCTT
This genomic window contains:
- a CDS encoding EmrA/EmrK family multidrug efflux transporter periplasmic adaptor subunit, with amino-acid sequence MPQPPQSDSNQVKTPLEKRKQWLLIFLMVIIIAAMASATWWYFNSRNVQSTDDAYVMGNQVTISSQVNGSVVSVNYTNTDLVQQGDVLVNLDDTDANLNFKKVKNKLAETVRKTKQIYVNDAQYNANIAQAKIAYQQAQADYQRRTQLMGAGAFSKEDLQHARNAVSSSKAALDVAIEQYRSNRILIQNSTLEQQPAILLAAEQMREAWLALQRTKIRSPVTGYVAQRNVQVGETLSAGQALLSIVPADQLWIDANFKETQLSGVRIGQKVSVVSDLYGSNVVFDGVVEGINMGTGGAFSVLPAQNATGNWIKVVQRLPVRITLDAEQLKAYPLRIGLSTTVTLRENNTNGPALSTTQRLKPAYQSQALVLDTSSIDGEIQDIIKANAM
- the evgA gene encoding acid-sensing system DNA-binding response regulator EvgA yields the protein MSAVIVDDHPLARMAIKNLLESEGISVIGEAGDGAEALLQVAQQQPDVVIVDVDIPIMSGIEVVEKLRKQQFSQIIIVVSAKNDLFYGKRSADAGANAFISKKEGMTNIIAAVHAAQNGYSYFPFSLNGFVGSLSSEQEMLLSLSSQEIKVMRSLLSGADNMQIAAAMFISNKTVSTYKSRLMEKLGCSSLADLFAFANRNKIG
- a CDS encoding glutamate decarboxylase, which gives rise to MNKANNTPTYNENDDVYASVDLAGELPKSTFPITERNPRNVFNAIRDELMLDGNSRQNLATFCQTWVDDEIRELMDLSIDKNMIDKDEYPQTAEIEARCVRMLADLWNSPTPETTLGCSTIGSSEAAMLGGLALKWQWRKKRAEQGLPSDKPNLICGPVQICWHKFARYFDVELREIPLEGDRLIMNAEEVLKRVDENTIGVVPTLGVTFTCQYEPVKEVSDALDRLQQETGLDIPMHIDGASGAFLAPFCSPELEWDFRLPRVKSINSSGHKFGLAPLGAGWVVWREAADLPEELIFNVNYLGGNMPTFALNFSRPGGQIVAQYYNFLRLGREGYAKIHSACYATAQHLAAEIGKLGPFEILFDGDSDKGIPALAWKLKDGAAIGGYTLYDLAEKLRARGWQVPAYSMPTHREDLVIQRILVRHGVSYDLGCLLIEDIKRALVEFENHPVINPVSAQQGSGFNHG
- a CDS encoding arsenic transporter, producing MLLAGAIFILTIVLVIWQPKGLGIGWSATLGAGLALITGVVQIADIPVVWNIVWNATATFIAVIIISLLLDESGFFEWAALHVSRWGNGRGRLLFTYIVLLGAAVAALFANDGAALILTPIVIAMLLALGFSKGTTLAFVMAAGFIADTASLPLIVSNLVNIVSADFFGLGFTQYASVMVPVDIAAIIATLVMLHLFFRKDIPPTYDLERLKQPAKAIKDPATFKTGWVVLILLLVGFFVLEPLGIPVSAIAAVGALILFAVAKRGHAINTGKVLHGAPWQIVIFSLGMYLVVYGLRNAGLTEYLSGVLNLLAENGLWAATLGTGFLTAFLSSIMNNMPTVLIGALSIEGSTASGVIKEAMIYANVIGCDLGPKITPIGSLATLLWLHVLSQKNMTITWGYYFRTGIIMTVPVLLVTLTALALRLSITL
- a CDS encoding response regulator encodes the protein MLKRVLGFWLVLLCLMLPAQAVINGPITLALVSNHLVTPPAVYLGHDDFIWLAQKRSLTVAVYGIESQPLTMNSVTGRYWGMNADYLVLLGKALNINVNVKLYADEQQALAALLAGRVDLVLTTPGRISPQKAPFIASLPLVQGYPTLVTRLAEVMKPFHDNSDKLKIAITRDYPPESFIKQAFPNASVVSFADEYQALASVASHQSDYFLGNNLTTSFIIARDFYQTLGMVKFWRAPQSGDVLIALDSQRQLVNIVDRFISSLTEPQHSQIAQSWIDMGNLTFLTRDLAFTPQETRWLEKNRKLRIVINPYYAPFSMVDENQEIRGIVGDILNLIQLQTGLTFEPVIANSNEEMASIIRSGNWDILSSATYSPEREEQAAFTHPFLATPFVIVTRVAVKQTETMKPGMKVAIPAYHTLSEKLKTKYPGVQWVEVENTGAALSMLDRREIDAVVSTQLASRYIIDHYYPNRLSYFRIPDERTAQIAFVIPRGSQELQSILNKAIDDIPPKELMNLAGKWVKTPEVKIDTWNLYNRPFYLVIVLATLLVVSSLLWGAYLLRAIRKSKEAQAALEYQLGFRQTLFNSIPVPVYVISLEGELESYNSAFGAFFIPELHAAMHHSLFDRRHPLADIFAALQPDIQQGLQVNQVIPHQLVLNNGTEERLILHWLTLCQLPANTPPTLICGWKDITESRQLMGALQVEKDKAIDANRAKSTFLATMSHEIRTPVSAIMGFLELLTTHSQSPAAEKESIQLAYSTAQSLLGLIGDVLDMEKIESGNFELAPEWVDLASLLATTVSSFEGGATLKNLRLSVDYRLEKTQALWLDPQAVKQVLANLLSNAIKFTVEGGIEVIAQTHAQGTDQTRLTLSVKDSGAGISPQEQQHLFKPFSQTKWGKQQTGSGLGLTICRELVERMAGTIDMASQPGRGTTMTVTLTTAVADLEKVTAVSFTPKSLVSGPTALRIVIADDHPTNRLLLRRQLATLGYRVDEAIDGVAALALIEANPYDLLITDLNMPNMDGITLTRRVREFNQDIIIWGLTANAQAEEKERCLAMGMNLCLFKPVDLPQLEAALQSVAGPSQADPLSEFIDMATLQALSLGDNALMRQMLAQSRLENDQDLLAARKALQSQDWLTLQSHLHRINGTAQLLGATSLHLLSEKLENALATQQHEAVIEEGMRELEQLLQGLNAAIEAFSRP
- a CDS encoding DHA2 family efflux MFS transporter permease subunit, producing the protein MSNNTLLPLKGWSLILVTLSLSMATFMQMLDSTISNVAIPTISGFLGASTDEGTWVITSFGVANAISIPITGRLAQRFGESKLFLASVTLFALASLCCGFSTNLDMLIFFRVIQGLVAGPLIPLSQSLLLRNYPPEKRNIALALWSMTVIIAPIFGPIIGGYICDNYDWGWIFLINVPFGIIVVAITAWKLKGRETPTEPVKINLFALSLLVLGVGSLQIMLDKGKDLDWFNSTTVIVLAVIAVVALILLIIWEATNDNPIIDLSLFRSRNFSIGILCISCAYLIYAGAIVLMPQLLQTVFDYTSVWAGLAYAPIGLMPLLIAPLIGRYGDRIDMRVLVTFSFIVYAGCYYWRAMTFNPAIDFTAVVLPQLMQGFAVACFFLPLTTISLSGLAPEKFAAATSLSNFFRTLSGSIGTSLTMTLWSHRESFHHAQLTQSVTQFNPAAINLDHHLQHLGFNQQQAATYINDQITQQSLLMSANDIFYLSAGVFLMLTLLVWFAKPPFNTAKAG
- the arsC gene encoding glutaredoxin-dependent arsenate reductase, coding for MITFYHNPACGTSRNTLALIRNSGTEPTIVHYLETPPSRAELAKLIADMGISVRALLRNNVEPYEQLGLAADVFTDEQLIDFMLQHPILINRPIVVTPLGTRLCRPSETVLDILPDPQIGALAKEDGEKIVDVSGKRIK